The proteins below come from a single Malus domestica chromosome 03, GDT2T_hap1 genomic window:
- the LOC103432477 gene encoding Gibberellin receptor GID1B-like — protein MAGSNEVSVNESKKVVPLNTWVLISNFKLAYNLLRRADGTFNRELAEFLERKVPANVTPVDGVFSFDHVDTATGLLNRVYKFAPKNESQWGISDLEQPLSTTKVVPVIIFFHGGSFTHSSANSAIYDTFCRRLVNTCKAVVVSVNYRRSPEHRYPCAYEDGWAALKWVKSRKWLQSGKGKNSKVHVYLAGDSSGGNIAHHVAVKAAEAEVEVLGNILLHPMFGGQKRTETEKRLDGKYFVTIQDRDWYWRAFLPEGEDRDHPACHVFGPRDKSLEGLKFPKSLVVVAGFDLMQDWQLAYVEGLKNAGQDVKLRFLKQATIGFYFLPNNEHFYCLMEEVKSFVNPDC, from the exons ATGGCTGGTAGTAATGAAGTCAGCGTCAATGAATCCAAG AAAGTTGTTCCGCTCAACACATGGGTACTAATCTCCAATTTCAAGCTAGCTTACAACCTCCTCCGCCGCGCTGACGGAACGTTCAACCGCGAGCTGGCGGAGTTCCTCGAACGGAAAGTCCCCGCCAACGTAACTCCGGTTGACGGGGTTTTCTCGTTTGATCACGTCGACACAGCCACCGGCCTCCTCAACCGTGTTTATAAATTTGCCCCCAAAAACGAGTCGCAATGGGGCATTTCGGATCTTGAGCAGCCCTTGAGCACCACCAAGGTCGTCCCGGTCATAATCTTCTTCCACGGCGGAAGCTTCACACATTCCTCAGCCAACAGCGCCATCTACGACACCTTCTGCCGCCGCCTTGTCAACACTTGCAAGGCTGTTGTAGTCTCTGTAAACTACCGCCGTTCGCCTGAACATCGGTATCCTTGTGCTTATGAAGACGGATGGGCGGCTCTCAAGTGGGTGAAATCGAGAAAGTGGCTGCAGAGCGGGAAgggtaagaactcgaaagttcaCGTTTACCTAGCTGGAGACAGCTCGGGCGGCAACATTGCTCACCACGTCGCAGTCAAGGCGGCAGAAGCGGAGGTTGAGGTGCTCGGAAACATCCTTCTCCACCCGATGTTTGGGGGGCAGAAGAGAACAGAAACAGAGAAGAGATTGGATGGGAAGTACTTCGTAACAATACAAGACCGTGATTGGTACTGGCGGGCATTTCTGCCAGAAGGCGAAGACAGAGATCATCCGGCGTGTCACGTTTTCGGCCCGAGGGACAAGAGCCTCGAGGGCTTGAAATTTCCCAAGAGTCTTGTTGTTGTGGCCGGTTTCGATCTCATGCAAGATTGGCAATTGGCTTATGTGGAAGGGCTTAAAAACGCAGGGCAGGATGTGAAGCTTCGGTTCTTAAAGCAGGCGACGATCGGGTTCTACTTCTTGCCGAACAACGAGCATTTCTACTGCCTCATGGAGGAGGTGAAGAGCTTCGTGAATCCTGACTGTTAA